Proteins encoded in a region of the Paenibacillus sp. E222 genome:
- a CDS encoding DeoR/GlpR family DNA-binding transcription regulator has product MFQEERMQLIIEHLRKHNRISADDIVSLFDVSRDTARRDLIKLEEQDAIIRTRGGAILPVPPDEHRSYKDRLLHISDEKRAIGKLAAAIVRQGEHIILDSSTTVQTCAENLNGKSCTVITNSIYSAELLSNHTAVEIRLLGGKVDKEQRYVYGTSVIETLSHYYVDKAFIGIGGITMDGFSASEEEGKIKHKMMQAAKQVIVLADHSKFDRRYGYRFADWSLVNMLITDQWPSQEWRTFLAEQQVEILIPEPTIEKEL; this is encoded by the coding sequence TTGTTTCAGGAAGAACGAATGCAGCTAATTATTGAACATTTGCGTAAACACAATCGCATCTCGGCTGATGATATTGTATCCCTCTTTGACGTTTCCCGGGACACAGCACGAAGGGATCTGATCAAGCTTGAAGAACAGGATGCCATTATCCGAACACGCGGCGGTGCAATTCTCCCCGTTCCACCAGACGAGCACCGATCCTATAAAGATCGTCTGCTCCACATTTCCGATGAAAAAAGAGCTATTGGCAAGCTAGCCGCTGCTATCGTCCGCCAAGGCGAACACATTATTCTGGATTCTTCCACTACAGTGCAGACCTGTGCCGAAAATCTAAACGGCAAATCCTGTACCGTCATCACCAATTCCATTTATTCAGCTGAACTTCTCTCCAATCATACCGCTGTCGAGATTCGTTTGCTGGGCGGCAAAGTCGATAAGGAACAACGTTACGTCTATGGTACTTCAGTGATTGAAACTCTTTCCCATTATTATGTAGACAAAGCCTTTATCGGCATTGGCGGAATTACGATGGACGGCTTCAGTGCCTCTGAAGAAGAAGGAAAGATCAAGCACAAAATGATGCAGGCTGCGAAACAGGTTATTGTACTCGCTGACCATTCCAAGTTTGATAGGCGTTATGGTTATCGTTTTGCGGACTGGTCACTCGTTAACATGTTAATTACAGATCAATGGCCTTCCCAAGAATGGCGGACTTTTCTAGCCGAACAGCAAGTCGAGATTCTCATTCCCGAACCCACAATTGAAAAGGAGTTGTAA
- a CDS encoding helix-turn-helix domain-containing protein, whose product MQSIYERIEHLIAERGMTKKAFCQQLKISTGNLGDWKRGKSIPSTNKLIEIASFFDVSLDWLMIGRPSKEAMVREKREDYFFDVLRQLNCQESELSTVEQSFISEYIEFTRYRKSKESRDSNAFRYKAEDNPEADESV is encoded by the coding sequence ATGCAGTCGATCTATGAGCGAATTGAACACCTGATTGCTGAACGAGGAATGACCAAGAAGGCTTTCTGCCAACAGCTGAAGATCAGCACGGGCAATCTGGGTGACTGGAAACGCGGTAAATCTATTCCGAGTACGAATAAACTAATTGAGATTGCTTCGTTTTTTGATGTGAGCCTTGACTGGCTCATGATTGGGCGTCCATCCAAGGAAGCGATGGTACGGGAAAAACGGGAGGATTATTTTTTTGACGTGTTGCGGCAATTGAATTGCCAAGAGAGCGAATTATCGACTGTGGAACAGTCTTTTATCAGTGAATATATTGAATTTACCCGTTATCGTAAATCCAAAGAAAGCAGAGATTCAAACGCTTTTCGTTACAAGGCAGAAGATAATCCTGAGGCAGATGAGTCGGTGTAG
- a CDS encoding SprT family protein, with the protein MENEELQQWIEQVSLDHFGVPFTHEALFNRRLTTTGGRYMLKSHRIEINPHQLEAYGREEVEKIIKHELCHYHLHIRGRGYQHRDPEFKALLQKVGGSRFCQSLPDGKGRKPLPYRYKLVCKSCGTEYLRKRKVDPKRYRCGRCAGKLGIHTI; encoded by the coding sequence ATGGAAAATGAGGAATTGCAGCAATGGATTGAGCAGGTGTCACTCGATCATTTCGGGGTTCCGTTCACTCATGAGGCGCTGTTTAACCGTCGTCTGACCACGACAGGTGGGCGCTATATGCTCAAGAGTCATCGAATAGAGATTAATCCTCATCAGCTCGAAGCCTATGGGCGGGAAGAGGTTGAGAAAATCATCAAGCATGAGCTGTGTCATTATCATCTGCACATTCGTGGACGGGGCTACCAACACCGGGACCCTGAATTCAAGGCCCTGTTGCAGAAGGTGGGCGGCTCGAGGTTCTGTCAGTCCCTTCCGGATGGAAAGGGCAGAAAGCCATTACCGTATCGCTATAAGCTGGTATGCAAAAGCTGTGGCACGGAATATTTGCGTAAACGCAAAGTTGATCCGAAGCGGTACCGCTGTGGTCGATGTGCGGGCAAGTTAGGGATTCATACAATCTAA
- a CDS encoding HAD family hydrolase: protein MKLFATDLDGTLLNRDSQISPENAAAIHKAQQEGLKITIATGRVYSDVLTISSEGGINTPVIGSNGATIHDANGERLFHLPLERETAASVMQWLEDHHCYYEASTQQGIYAPISSHEAMLAEMDRILGSSPGEDIERLIRAVKKHYDKKDYHRVNSHQEIPSEAYIYNIMAFSLDPAQLQQGREYFTSRSDVAMVVSSEHNFEMQHPDVSKGNALSKLAAHLNISMEDTAAIGDNFNDVSMLKMAGLGIAMGNAEPEIKAIAKAISLTNVEHGVAHAIQCVLEGKPVSRPETVIEGSQ, encoded by the coding sequence ATGAAATTATTTGCTACCGATCTAGATGGAACACTATTGAACAGAGACAGTCAGATCAGCCCGGAAAATGCAGCTGCAATCCATAAAGCGCAACAAGAAGGATTGAAGATTACGATTGCTACAGGACGGGTCTATTCCGACGTATTAACGATAAGCAGCGAAGGCGGAATTAACACGCCAGTCATCGGCTCCAACGGAGCTACCATCCATGATGCCAACGGTGAACGTCTATTCCATCTTCCACTTGAGCGTGAGACGGCCGCCTCCGTCATGCAGTGGCTGGAGGATCACCATTGCTACTACGAGGCCTCCACACAACAGGGGATTTATGCCCCTATCAGCAGCCATGAGGCGATGCTCGCTGAAATGGATCGTATCCTTGGCTCAAGTCCCGGTGAGGATATTGAACGCCTTATTCGAGCTGTTAAGAAGCACTATGACAAGAAAGACTATCACCGCGTAAACTCCCATCAGGAAATCCCTTCCGAAGCTTACATTTACAATATTATGGCCTTTTCATTGGATCCGGCTCAATTACAGCAGGGACGCGAATACTTTACCTCTCGCTCAGATGTAGCCATGGTGGTGTCCTCTGAACACAACTTCGAAATGCAGCATCCTGATGTATCCAAAGGTAACGCCTTAAGCAAACTGGCAGCCCATCTGAACATCTCCATGGAAGATACAGCAGCCATTGGTGATAACTTCAACGATGTATCCATGCTCAAAATGGCAGGACTCGGTATTGCCATGGGCAATGCTGAACCGGAGATTAAGGCGATTGCCAAGGCTATCTCTTTGACCAATGTGGAGCATGGTGTCGCACATGCCATTCAGTGTGTTCTTGAAGGCAAGCCCGTTTCCCGGCCAGAGACCGTCATTGAAGGCAGTCAGTAA
- a CDS encoding Tex family protein, translating to MSEQETVLEPNEETIKAERHERIIKQVAKELSLSLKQVRTTSELLDEGNTIPFIARYRKEMTGELDENQLRLIEERIVYLRNLEDRKVEVIRIIEEQGKLTGELKQSITQAVKLQEVEDLYRPFRQKRKTRASVAKEKGLEPLAVWIWGQPKQGNVMEEAARYINAELGVEDAEIALQGAKDILAENIADDAAIRAWIRRYTLDHGMLTSEAKDAEQESVYENYYDYRELAKKMPPHRILAINRGERENILKVGLDVQPEPAHRHMEGQIIKGASAVQDVLRAVIEDAYKRLIAPSIEREVRAELTEKGENQAISVFSANLRNLLLQPPIHGKRVLGVDPAYRTGCKLAVVDDTGKLLEVAVTYPTPPHNKKREAAEVFHRMIKQYDIGLIVIGNGTGSRETEQFVAEIIQENGDESLVYLIVNEAGASVYSASKLAQEEFPDLDVAERSAASIARRVQDPLAELVKIDPKAIGVGQYQHDVSQKILEESLKAVVESAVNHVGVDVNTASPSLLSYVAGVNATIAKNIVKYREENGRFTNRRQLQKVPRLGAKTYEQCVGFMRIAEGENPLDRTPIHPESYKVVDQLFKELQVALDKLGSKELSVLLSEQQPEQLAVKLDVGVPTLRDILDSLQRPGRDPREEMPLPIFRTDVLKIEDLVEGMELQGTVRNVIDFGAFVDIGIKSDGLVHISQLSNGYVKHPMDVVSVGDNVTVWVMNVDTKKGRVGLTMKKPASSKQSS from the coding sequence TTGTCTGAACAGGAAACGGTTCTGGAACCCAATGAAGAAACAATAAAGGCAGAACGCCATGAACGAATCATCAAACAGGTAGCCAAGGAACTGTCACTGTCCTTGAAGCAGGTCCGCACCACGTCGGAGCTTCTGGACGAAGGCAATACGATTCCATTTATCGCCCGCTACCGTAAAGAAATGACTGGAGAGCTGGATGAGAACCAGCTGCGGCTCATTGAAGAACGCATCGTATACTTGCGTAATCTGGAAGACCGCAAAGTGGAAGTCATCCGTATTATAGAGGAACAAGGCAAGCTGACCGGAGAATTGAAACAATCCATCACGCAGGCAGTTAAGCTGCAGGAAGTGGAGGACTTGTACCGTCCGTTTCGTCAGAAGCGGAAAACCCGTGCCAGTGTAGCGAAGGAAAAAGGTCTTGAACCACTAGCTGTCTGGATCTGGGGTCAACCGAAGCAAGGTAATGTTATGGAGGAAGCTGCGCGTTATATCAATGCTGAACTTGGGGTAGAAGATGCAGAGATCGCACTTCAGGGAGCCAAAGATATTTTGGCTGAGAATATTGCAGATGATGCTGCTATTCGTGCATGGATTCGTCGTTATACGCTCGATCATGGCATGCTGACTTCGGAAGCGAAGGATGCTGAGCAGGAGTCTGTATATGAGAACTACTATGATTATCGTGAATTAGCCAAAAAAATGCCGCCTCACCGTATTCTCGCCATTAACCGCGGTGAACGTGAAAACATTTTGAAAGTGGGTCTGGACGTGCAGCCTGAACCGGCTCACCGTCATATGGAAGGACAGATCATCAAGGGTGCATCTGCGGTCCAAGACGTATTGCGTGCTGTGATTGAAGATGCTTACAAACGATTGATTGCCCCTTCAATTGAGCGTGAGGTTCGTGCAGAACTGACGGAAAAAGGTGAAAACCAAGCGATATCCGTATTCTCGGCCAATCTTCGCAATCTGCTGCTTCAGCCGCCGATTCATGGCAAACGTGTGCTTGGTGTCGATCCTGCCTATCGTACCGGTTGTAAGCTGGCTGTGGTCGACGATACGGGCAAGCTGTTGGAAGTGGCTGTTACGTACCCAACGCCACCACACAACAAGAAGCGTGAAGCTGCCGAGGTTTTCCATCGGATGATCAAGCAGTACGATATCGGATTGATTGTTATCGGTAATGGTACCGGGTCGCGTGAAACAGAACAGTTTGTTGCCGAGATTATTCAGGAGAACGGGGACGAAAGTCTCGTGTATCTGATCGTCAATGAAGCTGGAGCGAGTGTGTATTCTGCATCCAAGCTGGCTCAGGAAGAATTCCCGGATCTTGACGTTGCTGAGCGGAGTGCTGCTTCAATTGCCCGCCGGGTGCAGGACCCGCTGGCTGAGTTGGTTAAGATCGATCCAAAAGCCATTGGTGTAGGCCAATACCAACATGACGTTTCTCAAAAAATATTGGAAGAAAGCTTGAAGGCTGTTGTGGAATCCGCAGTTAACCATGTGGGCGTGGATGTGAACACGGCTTCGCCTTCACTGCTGTCCTATGTTGCGGGTGTAAATGCCACCATTGCCAAAAATATTGTGAAATACCGCGAAGAGAACGGCCGGTTCACGAATCGTCGCCAGTTGCAGAAGGTGCCGCGTCTGGGGGCCAAAACCTATGAGCAATGCGTAGGCTTTATGCGGATTGCTGAAGGTGAGAACCCGCTGGATCGCACACCGATTCACCCTGAATCGTATAAGGTCGTTGACCAGCTCTTTAAGGAGCTTCAGGTTGCGCTGGACAAGCTGGGCAGCAAGGAACTGTCTGTGCTCCTGTCGGAGCAACAACCGGAACAGCTGGCTGTGAAGCTGGATGTGGGCGTGCCTACACTGCGTGACATTCTGGACAGCTTGCAGCGTCCGGGTCGTGACCCGCGTGAGGAAATGCCGCTACCGATCTTCCGCACGGATGTGCTCAAAATTGAAGATTTGGTGGAGGGCATGGAGCTGCAAGGTACGGTTCGTAACGTAATCGACTTTGGTGCTTTTGTTGACATCGGCATCAAGAGTGACGGACTTGTCCACATCTCACAGCTGAGCAACGGTTACGTTAAACATCCGATGGATGTTGTATCTGTGGGGGATAATGTAACGGTTTGGGTGATGAACGTGGATACCAAAAAAGGCCGTGTCGGCCTCACGATGAAAAAACCTGCTTCTTCTAAGCAGTCTTCCTAA
- a CDS encoding helix-turn-helix domain-containing protein, producing the protein MQSIYERIEHLIAERGMTKKVFCKQLKISTGNLGDWKRGKSTPSTNKLIEIASFFDVSLDWLMVGRPSKEAMVREKRENYFFDVLRQLDCLESELSTVEQSFISEYIEFTRYRKSKESRDSGDFRYKGEDKPEGDELL; encoded by the coding sequence ATGCAGTCGATCTATGAGCGAATTGAACATCTAATTGCCGAACGAGGAATGACTAAGAAAGTATTCTGTAAGCAACTGAAGATTAGCACGGGTAATCTGGGTGACTGGAAACGTGGTAAATCTACTCCGAGTACAAATAAACTAATTGAGATTGCTTCGTTTTTTGATGTGAGCCTCGACTGGCTCATGGTTGGGCGTCCATCCAAGGAAGCGATGGTACGTGAAAAACGGGAGAATTATTTTTTTGACGTGCTGCGGCAATTGGATTGCCTAGAGAGTGAATTATCAACTGTGGAACAGTCTTTTATCAGTGAATATATTGAATTTACACGTTATCGCAAGTCCAAAGAAAGCAGAGATTCAGGCGACTTTCGTTACAAGGGAGAAGATAAGCCTGAAGGAGATGAGCTGTTGTAG
- a CDS encoding flavin reductase family protein — protein sequence MQHEVITPSILYYGTPVLLLSTLNEDGTTNLSPLSSSWALGDCLVLGVGIQGKAFENLRRHPECVINLPDATMWEQVERLGRYTGRYPVPEEKRKMGFEFCDDKFAVSGLTPQSSIQVEPDKIAECPLQIEAAVQHIRIPEHTPFMAIVEIKALKVHAHTRLLSGLNKINPEEWNPLIYNFRHYYGLGERHGESFRAEK from the coding sequence ATGCAGCATGAGGTGATAACTCCAAGTATTTTGTACTATGGCACACCAGTATTGCTGCTGAGCACGTTAAACGAAGATGGAACGACGAACCTGTCTCCGCTTTCTTCATCCTGGGCACTGGGCGACTGCTTGGTACTTGGAGTGGGTATTCAGGGCAAAGCCTTTGAGAACCTGCGTCGTCATCCCGAATGTGTAATTAATCTGCCAGATGCAACCATGTGGGAGCAGGTTGAGCGGTTGGGGCGTTATACCGGAAGATATCCCGTTCCTGAAGAGAAAAGGAAGATGGGGTTTGAGTTTTGCGATGATAAATTTGCCGTCTCTGGACTGACACCCCAAAGTTCAATTCAGGTTGAGCCGGATAAAATAGCGGAATGTCCGCTCCAGATCGAAGCCGCGGTACAGCACATTCGCATTCCCGAACATACGCCTTTTATGGCGATTGTGGAAATAAAAGCGTTGAAGGTACACGCACATACCCGGCTGTTATCAGGTTTGAACAAGATTAACCCCGAGGAATGGAATCCTTTAATTTATAATTTCAGACATTATTATGGACTTGGAGAAAGGCATGGGGAGAGCTTTCGGGCAGAGAAGTGA
- a CDS encoding alpha-galactosidase, with translation MSIYIDQEKLQFHLQTQKASYVFQVLPSGYLVHLYYGKRLRDTDLSWLHVRTERASFSPNPVPEDRTISFDTLAQELPVYGTSDFRNPAIQLELENGSTVSEFTYTGHRLIKGKAALTGLPATYVESDDEAETLIVELEDRVAGIRIELSYTAFTAFNAITRSMRIINESATSVNIARALSSSVDFPHADYELLQLSGAWTRERDIVRRPLASGLQGIESRRGSSSHQQNPFIALMTPGTDEDQGEVYGFSLVYSGSFTAQAEVDQFHTTRVSLGINPFEFSWKLDSQESFQTPETVMVYSDAGLDGMSQSYHKLYRERLARGKFRNAERPVLVNNWEATYFGFNADKIEQIAQAGKKLGIELFVLDDGWFGHRDSDNSSLGDWIVDKNKLPQGLDDLANRVTSLDMQFGLWFEPEMISPDSDLYRAHPDWCLHVPDRRRTEGRQQLVLDFSRQDVRDEIVRMLSDVLGSAPITYVKWDMNRNMTEVGSALLPADRQRETAHRYMLGLYGVMERITSAFPNILFESCSGGGGRFDPGMLYYMPQTWTSDNTDAISRLRIQYGTSLVYPVSSMGSHISAVPNHQVNRITSLEIRGHVAMSGNFGYELDLTRFTEEENAIVKAQVELYKEIRGTIQYGTFRRLLSPFEGNETAWMFISPDGSEAVVFYFRVLSEPNAPLQRLKLKGLDPNADYRLKGGSETYTGDALMYGGISVGRASGDYLSEMFRFERV, from the coding sequence ATGAGCATTTATATTGATCAGGAGAAGCTTCAATTTCATCTACAGACTCAAAAGGCAAGCTATGTATTTCAGGTTCTGCCTTCGGGATATTTGGTACATTTATATTATGGCAAAAGGCTGCGTGATACCGATCTAAGCTGGCTTCATGTGCGTACAGAGCGTGCCTCGTTCAGCCCAAATCCGGTGCCGGAAGATCGGACGATCTCCTTCGACACATTGGCTCAAGAATTGCCCGTTTACGGTACAAGTGATTTCCGTAATCCGGCAATCCAATTGGAGCTTGAGAATGGTTCAACCGTTTCGGAGTTTACGTATACAGGCCATCGACTGATCAAAGGAAAGGCAGCGCTTACCGGACTGCCTGCAACTTATGTTGAATCTGACGATGAAGCCGAGACACTCATCGTTGAATTGGAGGACCGTGTTGCAGGAATCAGGATTGAACTTAGCTACACGGCCTTTACGGCCTTTAATGCGATTACGCGTTCCATGCGTATCATTAATGAGAGCGCTACGTCGGTGAATATTGCACGTGCGCTCAGCTCTTCTGTTGATTTCCCGCATGCCGATTACGAATTGCTGCAACTGTCAGGAGCATGGACGCGTGAACGGGACATCGTTCGCAGACCACTTGCTTCCGGCCTTCAAGGCATCGAGAGCCGTCGGGGTTCAAGCAGTCACCAGCAGAACCCGTTCATTGCCCTGATGACACCAGGTACAGACGAGGATCAGGGTGAAGTCTACGGGTTCAGCCTTGTATATAGCGGCAGCTTCACAGCACAGGCGGAGGTGGATCAGTTCCACACCACGCGTGTATCGCTGGGAATCAATCCGTTTGAGTTCAGCTGGAAGCTGGATTCGCAGGAGTCATTCCAGACGCCTGAGACGGTCATGGTGTACTCGGATGCGGGTCTCGATGGCATGTCTCAGTCGTATCATAAACTGTATCGGGAGCGCCTTGCACGGGGCAAGTTCCGCAATGCAGAGCGTCCGGTTCTGGTCAACAACTGGGAAGCGACCTATTTCGGCTTCAATGCAGATAAGATTGAGCAGATCGCCCAGGCAGGCAAAAAGCTTGGTATTGAACTGTTCGTACTGGATGACGGATGGTTTGGACATCGGGATAGCGATAACTCGTCACTCGGTGACTGGATTGTGGACAAGAACAAACTGCCTCAAGGGCTGGATGATTTGGCAAATCGGGTGACCAGTCTGGACATGCAGTTCGGACTATGGTTCGAACCTGAGATGATTTCGCCTGACAGCGACTTGTACCGTGCTCATCCGGACTGGTGTCTGCATGTGCCGGATCGCCGCCGCACGGAAGGGCGCCAACAATTGGTACTCGATTTCTCCCGTCAGGATGTGCGTGATGAGATTGTACGCATGCTAAGCGATGTGCTTGGATCTGCGCCAATCACTTATGTGAAATGGGACATGAACCGGAATATGACGGAAGTGGGCTCTGCATTGCTGCCGGCAGACAGACAGCGTGAGACTGCGCATCGTTATATGCTTGGATTATACGGAGTCATGGAACGTATTACTTCAGCGTTCCCGAATATCCTGTTCGAGAGCTGTTCAGGTGGTGGCGGCCGTTTTGATCCAGGTATGCTGTATTACATGCCGCAAACGTGGACCAGCGATAATACGGACGCAATATCCCGTCTGCGTATTCAATATGGTACAAGCCTGGTGTATCCGGTAAGCTCAATGGGGTCGCATATCTCTGCTGTTCCTAATCACCAGGTCAACCGAATTACTTCACTGGAAATTCGTGGACATGTCGCTATGTCCGGTAACTTTGGATACGAGTTGGATTTGACTCGTTTCACAGAGGAAGAGAATGCCATTGTGAAGGCGCAGGTTGAGCTGTACAAAGAAATTCGGGGAACCATCCAATACGGAACGTTCCGCCGCTTGCTAAGTCCGTTTGAGGGAAATGAAACGGCATGGATGTTTATTTCACCAGATGGCAGCGAAGCCGTTGTATTCTACTTCCGTGTGCTCTCTGAACCGAATGCACCGCTCCAACGTCTGAAGCTGAAGGGCTTGGACCCTAATGCGGATTACCGCCTGAAAGGTGGCTCCGAGACATATACCGGGGATGCACTGATGTATGGTGGGATCTCGGTAGGCCGTGCATCTGGAGACTATCTGAGTGAAATGTTCCGCTTCGAACGGGTATAA
- a CDS encoding hydrolase/acyltransferase — protein sequence MPTMRYVILQQEQQLQFVEMPADYAYQLSALNLRLHKEIDKLTAADVPVLPWAIAECDNLDLLDEQLSIIGGLDYINALEQSFAALRESEYPLISLLTEIRALQAQLEQWYEEEME from the coding sequence ATGCCTACAATGCGCTACGTCATCCTACAGCAGGAACAGCAATTGCAGTTTGTGGAAATGCCTGCCGATTACGCTTATCAACTCAGTGCGCTCAACCTTCGCCTGCACAAAGAGATTGACAAACTTACCGCAGCAGATGTACCTGTTCTGCCTTGGGCAATCGCCGAATGTGACAATCTTGATCTTCTGGACGAGCAACTCTCCATCATCGGAGGTCTTGATTATATCAATGCGCTTGAACAAAGCTTTGCAGCACTAAGAGAGAGCGAATATCCTTTGATTTCCCTGCTCACTGAAATTCGGGCGCTTCAGGCTCAATTAGAGCAATGGTATGAAGAAGAGATGGAATGA
- a CDS encoding type II toxin-antitoxin system PemK/MazF family toxin, which translates to MIVKRGDVFFADLSPVVGSEQGGVRPVLVIQNDIGNRFSPTCIVAAITAQIQKAKLPTHVEIDAAAHGFDRDSVILLEQIRTIDKQRLTDKITHLDEETMKLVNEALQISLGLIDF; encoded by the coding sequence TTGATCGTAAAACGCGGTGACGTTTTTTTTGCGGATCTTTCTCCCGTTGTCGGTTCCGAGCAAGGTGGAGTCAGGCCGGTTCTGGTCATCCAGAATGACATCGGCAACCGGTTTAGTCCTACTTGTATTGTGGCGGCGATCACCGCCCAGATCCAAAAGGCAAAGCTGCCGACGCATGTGGAGATTGATGCGGCGGCACACGGCTTTGACCGGGACTCGGTTATTTTGCTCGAACAAATACGGACGATTGATAAGCAGAGGCTGACCGACAAGATTACCCATCTGGACGAGGAGACCATGAAACTGGTCAACGAAGCCTTACAGATCAGCCTAGGTTTAATCGATTTTTAA
- the cmpA gene encoding cortex morphogenetic protein CmpA: MPQWLCNQLMRAFHKKDSRQIKLLNECWFFYRNKPTSGTPRSADSEL, encoded by the coding sequence TTGCCTCAATGGCTTTGCAATCAACTGATGCGTGCATTTCACAAAAAGGACAGCAGACAGATTAAGCTGCTGAACGAATGCTGGTTCTTTTACCGAAACAAACCGACAAGTGGCACCCCGCGCAGCGCGGACAGCGAACTCTAA
- a CDS encoding helix-turn-helix transcriptional regulator: MNTYPNISVIASLIADPSRAIFLEALLDGRALPAGELAYMASVTPQTASSHLAKLVEGRLLVVEQQGRHRYYRLAGKEVAFLIETMGSIAAPVQVRSLKQSNQLQHLSFARTCYGHLAGKLGISLCEALLREGYLEEPEEEQAKDYHITEIGIQWLTSFGIILEGKAGSRRAVARKCLDWSERRHHISGVLGDELGRRLSELDWTRQKAGSRSVEVTEAGKKGLYEVFGISL; this comes from the coding sequence ATGAATACATATCCGAATATTTCTGTTATTGCGTCGTTAATTGCAGATCCCAGTCGTGCTATTTTTTTGGAAGCTTTGTTGGATGGTCGTGCCCTTCCTGCCGGCGAACTCGCTTACATGGCGAGTGTTACTCCTCAAACGGCAAGCAGTCATCTCGCCAAGCTGGTCGAAGGCAGGCTGCTCGTTGTTGAACAGCAAGGACGACATCGATACTATCGTCTCGCAGGCAAAGAGGTTGCTTTTCTGATTGAGACGATGGGAAGTATCGCCGCACCAGTACAAGTGAGATCCCTCAAACAGTCCAACCAGCTTCAGCATCTAAGCTTTGCTCGAACCTGTTATGGGCATCTAGCTGGAAAGTTAGGGATATCGTTGTGTGAAGCTTTATTGCGGGAGGGATATCTCGAAGAACCTGAGGAAGAGCAGGCCAAGGATTACCACATTACAGAGATAGGGATTCAATGGCTCACTTCTTTTGGCATTATTCTTGAAGGGAAAGCCGGATCACGCCGCGCTGTGGCTCGTAAATGTCTGGATTGGAGTGAACGTCGTCACCATATCTCCGGAGTACTGGGAGACGAACTAGGACGCCGCTTGTCTGAACTGGACTGGACCCGCCAGAAGGCAGGCAGCCGTTCGGTGGAAGTCACGGAAGCTGGCAAGAAGGGTTTGTACGAGGTATTCGGCATTTCACTATAG
- a CDS encoding MgtC/SapB family protein, with the protein MEMEYLMRVLVAGICGVLIGYERKNRMKEAGIRTHFVVAVGAALMMIVSKYGFQDQASWANLSLDPSRIAAQVVSGVGFIGAGMIFTQRHTVRGLTTAAGIWATAGMGLAVGSGLYWTGAGVTLLIVLAQMLLHRPTRWLVSARTETLTIRLLKEGDTLKTVLALLGQEKISVVGFKTEQQISTDSGEETVLEFTLQLPGSYRAEQLIILLQDVPHVRSVDMR; encoded by the coding sequence ATGGAAATGGAATACTTAATGCGTGTACTCGTAGCTGGCATATGCGGCGTGTTGATCGGATATGAGCGCAAGAACCGAATGAAGGAAGCGGGTATACGTACTCACTTTGTTGTTGCGGTGGGTGCAGCGTTGATGATGATTGTATCCAAGTATGGCTTTCAGGATCAGGCAAGCTGGGCCAATCTCTCGCTTGACCCATCCAGGATTGCCGCCCAGGTGGTCAGTGGAGTCGGCTTCATTGGAGCCGGAATGATCTTCACACAACGCCACACGGTCCGAGGATTGACAACAGCGGCGGGAATCTGGGCGACTGCAGGAATGGGACTGGCTGTGGGTTCGGGATTGTATTGGACAGGTGCGGGGGTGACGCTGCTTATTGTTCTGGCCCAGATGCTGCTGCATCGGCCGACACGCTGGTTGGTGTCTGCGCGAACAGAGACGTTGACTATTCGACTGCTAAAGGAAGGGGACACCCTCAAAACCGTTTTGGCTTTGCTGGGACAGGAGAAAATCTCGGTGGTCGGATTCAAAACAGAACAGCAAATAAGCACAGACTCCGGGGAGGAGACTGTACTTGAATTCACTCTGCAACTGCCTGGATCATATCGGGCAGAGCAATTAATTATTTTATTGCAGGATGTGCCTCACGTTCGATCCGTTGATATGAGGTGA